The nucleotide sequence ATCGTAAGTTCCGAGCAACAGCATTCAAATTTTTGCTGGCTATCGCCGTTGCCCCTATCTTGTGGCTTGGCTACAACGCGGCGGTGTATGGCAATGCTTTGGAGTTCGCGAACGGTCCCTATTCCGCCAAGGCTATCGAACGCAAGACGGCGCAGCCCGGATATCCCGCCCATCCCGGTGCGGGCAACGTGATCACAGCGGGCAGTTTCTTTCTGAAGTCTGCGCAGCTGAATATGGCGGAAGGGAATTGGGGCAGGATCTGGATCCTGATCGCACTGGCCGGCGCCTACGCCGCAACTCAACTTCGTGTTCGACTTTTGTTTCTCCTGCTGGCGGTGCCACTCGTCTTTTACGCTCTCTCCATTGCCTACAGTGGGGTCCCGCTTTTTCTCCCGACTTGGTGGCCGTTCACCTGGTACAACCTGCGCTATGGTGTGCAGTTGCTGCCGCTCTTCGCGATTTCGGGAGCGTTCGTTGCTTTCGATGTTCTCCCCGGCGTCGTGCGTGCAATTGCTGCAGGAAAACATTGGCAGGCGTTGCCAGGGCCGGTAACGGTGCTGGTGATCCTTGCGTTGAGCTACTTCTCCGTTTGGCACACGCAGCCTCTCTGCTTCACGGAGGCATGGGTCAACTCGCGCACCAAACTGGCCCTGGAATCTTCGGTGTCCCGATCCATCGCTATGCTTCCGCGGGATGCGCGATACCTTATGTATATCGGCGATCATGTCGGAGCATTTCAACAGGCGGGAGTGCCTTTGCGGCAAGTTATTAACGAGGGGAATCATCGTCCGTGGAAAAGGCCTTCTGACCCTGATGGCTTGTGGGAGCTAGCTTTGGCTGACCCCTCTCGTCATGTGGATTTTGTGATCGCCTATGAAGGCGATGCCGTGGATCAAGCCGTCAATCGAGCTGGGCTTACCCTCTACAAAGAGATTCATGCATCTGGACAACCGAGCGCACGCATCTATGCGGTGGGCAAGGTCCTGAATCAATCGCGTTAACCCAGCAGGCGCAGGTTACGTAAATAGGGGTGCGTTGCGGTGATAGAATCCGCTCAAAATTGGTTTCAGCCTATGCCGACGCTCCATTCCATGATGGACCCGATATTCCACGAGATGGGGCATGTGCTCTCGTCTACGCTGGTGCGATTGCTGGTGGCGGCGATCCTCGGCGGATTGATCGGCTTGGAAAGGCAGTTGCGCCATAAGCCGGCGGGGCTGCGGACGAACATGTTTATCTGTTTCGGCGCGGCGATGTTTACGGTCCTTTCAAGACAACTGGCGGGAACGGAAGCGGACAGCGCGCGCATTGCGGCGCAGATCATTCCGGGTATTGGTTTCATTGGCGCGGGCTCCATCCTGCATTCGCGCGGCTCGGTGACTGGTTTGACCACAGCGTCGACGCTGTTTGTGGTAGCGGGGGTCGGGATGGCTGTCGGCGGCGGTTTGTATATCACCGCGGTCTTTGCGACGGTGCTGATTTTGATGGCACTGGCCGTGCTCGGAAAATTGGAGCGCGACTTCGCGATCAAGACGGCATTGACAACATATGAAGCTACCGGCACGAACGTGGAAGCGATGCTGCGCGAAGTAAACCGCATTCTGGAAGATGCAAAATTGACGATGCAGAATGTACATCTCGCCTCGGCAGACGGTCATACTCGACTCACTTTTGGAGTCGACGCCGGAAGTGAGGATCGGAATCTGCTGACTCTGCGATTGCACGAATCGAACGTGTTCGGCAGCGTAAAGGCTGTCGGCAGCACGGAACACGAATGACCTCGTCTTCTCCACAGACCATTTCGTTTACCAAGGCTGCAGCTTGTGGCAATGATTTTCTGATTGTGCAAGGTGCGGCGGTGTCCGGCAACATGGGCGAGATCAGCCGCCGCCTCTGCGATCGGCATAACGGAGTCGGCGCCGACGGAGTCGAGTGGCTCTTTCCCGATTCCACGGCCGATGTTCGAGCACAGTTGTTCAATGCCGATGGATCCGAGGCAGAAGTCTCCGGCAATGGCACGCGTTGCGTTGCCGCCTGGCTCAGTTCGCAAACCGGCAAAACCGACGTAACGATTCTGACCGGAGCCGGGACAAAGGCATGCCGCCTCACTGGACGGCAGAGTGCAACATTCGAATTCGAAGCTGACATGGGCGCGCCCGTCGTGGATGGAGAAACCACGATTGCAATTGGGGGACTGGTTGGAACTAAGGTCTCAATGGGGAATCCCCACTTTGTGATCTTTGTGGACAGTTTCGAAGAAGGCTGGCAACGGCTAGCGGCACAGATTGCAGCGCAACCTGAATTCCCGCACGGGACCAATGTCGAGTATGTCGCTGTACGCGGACCGAATGAAATCGATATTCGACTCTTCGAGCGCGGCGTGGGCGAAACATTGTCGTCGGGCACGGGATCCTGCGCATCGGCCATTGCGGCGATTGCCGGCAAGCGAGTTTCGTCTCCGGTGCGTGTCACAGCACCTGGGGGGACGCAAACGGTTCGTTGGGAAGGCAGTGTTTTTTTGCGCGGCCCGGCGACACTGGTCTGTCGGGGAGAATTCTTCGTTTAAGATCGAAACAGCATGGCCTCGCACTCGCCACTCCCGCGAATCAAGCCTCCGGCGCTCCGTCCCGGGGATAAGGTGGGTATTGTCGCCCCCGCGTCAAACATCAAACAGGATTTGCTGGAGCGCGGTTGCGACGAACTGACCTTCCTCGGGTACGAGCCGTTTTACTTTGATTCCATCCTCGATCAGGATCTGTATTTCGCTGGTTCGGTGGAACGCCGGGCGCGGGAACTGGAAGCCATGTTCCTGCAGGATGATGTGCGCGCCATTGTGTGTGCTCGCGGCGGCTACGGGTCGAATTACTTGTTGAATGCCCTCGATATGAGGAAGATCGCTTCTCACCCCAAGATTTTTGTTGGCTACAGCGATCTGACGAGCCTGCTGACCTACGTTGCCGATGCAACCGGGATCGTGACGTTTCATGGGCCCATGGTCACCAAAGATTTCGCCGTAGAAGATGGTGTTGATTTCCCGTCGTGGCAAGGCGCTGTCAACGGGGAGAGCGAGTGGGAGATCGGAGAGTCCGACGCACGGCCATTGGTGGCGGGCGAAGCGGAGGGGATTCTATACGGCGGATGCCTTTCGATCCTGGTCTCGTCGCTGGGTACTCCGTACGAGATTCATACTGACGGGACAATCTTGTTCCTGGAAGATATTGCGGCGAAGCCGTTCCAGATCGATCGCATGCTGATGCATCTGAAGCTGGCGGGAAAGTTGAAAAATGTGCGCGGAATCATATTCGGCGAAATGCAGGATTGCCGCCAGAGTGCAGACCAACGCTACACGCTCGAAGAAGTTATCCTGCGCGTCGTGGGCGACCTTGGGATTCCGATTGCATTCGGGATGCGGTCAGGGCATGTTTCGCGTGCGAACATTACGCTGCCGATTGGGGTTCGGGCGCGGCTGGCGGTTGGAAACGACGTCACGCTGCGAATTCTTGAATCAGCTACGGAAAAGGCCTAAACACAAGCGACACGGAAGTCACAAAGGACTTCCGGCTACATCCGCTACACTTACTAAGATTCAAAATGAAAGCGAATCCAAAACACATTCATTTGATCGGCATCTGCGGCACGGCGATGGCGTCGCTGGCGGGGATGCTGAAGCAGCGCGGATTTCATGTCACTGGCTCGGATGCTGCGGCTTATCCGCCGATGTCGACGTTTCTGGCGTCGCTCAATATACCGCTGGCTCAGCCCTTCGCTGAAACGAATCTGGCTCCTCGTCCGGATCTGGTGGTTGTGGGTAATGCAATCTCACGCGGGAACGTGGAATTGGAGCATGTACTCGACGAACGCATTCCGTTTTGTTCGCTGCCGCAAATCCTGCATGACGAATTTCTAGCTGGGAAGGAAGTACTGGTCGTCGCCGGTACGCACGGCAAGACGACGACCACATCGATGTTGGCGTGGATCTTCAAGACCGCTGATTTGCAGCCTTCATTTCTGATTGGTGGGATCGCCGAAAACTTCGGCAGCAGTTTCGGCCTGAGCGACGGACGCTACTTCATCCTCGAAGGCGACGAATACGACACTGCGTTCTTCGACAAAGGCCCGAAATTTCTGCATTACTTTCCGGACGCAGTCATCCTCACGTCGATCGAGTTCGACCACGCGGATATCTACAAGGATTTGGACGCGGTGGAGACTGCATTCAAGCGTCTCGTCAACCTGATTCCGCGGCGCGGCAGGATTATTGCGTTTGATACCGGGGACAGCGTGAATCGCTGCCTGGAAAAATCGCTTTGTCCGCTGGAGCGCTACGGCTCCACCGAACGCGCGACGTGGCAGATTGCGAACCTCAAGTTCGATACCACCAAGACATCTTGGACCGTTCTTTGTGAAGGACGGCCCTGGGCGGAATTCGAGTTTCCGCTGGCAGGCGAATACAACGTCTGGAACGCGACGGCAGCGGCCGCGATGGCTGCTGACTATGGAGTTCCGAAAGAAGTCATCGCCGAAGCCCTGCGAACATTTCAAAGTGTCAGGCGCAGGCTGGAAGTGAAAGCGGAAGTAAAAGGCGTCACCATCATCGACGATTTCGCGCATCACCCAACTGCCATCGAGCAGACGTTGCGTGCGCTGCGTGCGCGATATCCTTCAGCACGTTTGTGGGCGGTGCTCGAGCCGCGCTCGAACACCATGCGCCGCAATGTTCTTCAGGACGCGCTCGCTAGTAGCCTCGCGTTGGCGGATGAAGTGATCATCGCCAACGTTTTCAAGTCGGAAGCCATTCCGGAAGCCGAGCGCCTCGACCTGAATCAGGTTGCCGCCGAGATTCAGAAGAAGGGGCGCATCGTAAAGATCATGCCCGATGCCGACGCCATCGTTACTGCGATTGCCCCGCAATTACGATCCGGCGATGTGGTAGCGATCCTCTCGAATGGCGGCTTCGGCGGCATTTATGAGAAGCTGCCCGAACGCTTGCGCAAGTTGAGTGGCGGGGCGTAAGCCAACCGCATGTTTCGCACAATCCTCATGCTGGCGTTCTGGACCGCGGCTCTGCCGGTGGCGGCGCTGCTCGGATTTCCATGGACCTACCTCACGAAAGACGTGAGCTTTCTCTATCGCATGTGCATGTGGGCCGCCTTTACGGGGGTGCGCATTGCAGGCGTGAGAGTACGAACGATTGGGCTGGAGAAGATTGATCCGACACGGACCTACATTTTCATGTCGAATCACATCTCGAACCTTGATCCACCCATCACGCTGCCGCTGATCCCGCGACGTACATCCGTGATGGTGAAGAAAGAATTGTTCAGCTATCCAATCCTGGGCAAGATCATGTCGATCGGCTCGCTCGTTCCGGTTGATCGCGGAAATCGCGACGCCGGAATCTCAGCCGTGCGCGAAGCGGTGAAAGCAATCCAGCAGGGGCTCAACATGACCATCTACATCGAAGGAAAACGCTCCTTCGATGGCCGCTTGTTGGGTTTCAAGAAGGGGCCGTTCTATCTGGCGGAAGAATGCAAGGTGCCGGTCGTGCCGATCACGATTTCGGGCACGCAAGAAGTGATGCCGAAAGCGCGCTTTGCCATCCAGCCGGGAACGGTGACCGTTCAGTTTCACGCACCCATCGAGCCGGCGGACTTCGGCGATCGAGAATGTCTGATGGCGAAAGTGCGGGAAGTCATCGACAGCGGGCTGCCCGAAGCATTGCGATCCGCGCCGTAGAAGGCTACTCCCGCTCTGAAATTTTCCGCACTGCCTTGGCAATCTCCGGCAACCTGGGATAGATCGCTGAACATTTCAGCCACAATTTGAAATCGATTGCTGGTGCCCCGCTGATCATCTTTCCGGCCGGCACATCGTGTGGGATACCGCTCTGGGCAATGGCGATGACTCCATCGCCGACGGTGCAGTGCCCCGCAACTCCAACTTGTCCGGCGAGGATGACATTCTTTCCGACATCGGTAGTCCCAGCCAGACCCACTTGTGCACAGAGGAGCGTGTCCTCGCCAATCGTGCAGCTATGGCCGATATGGACCATGTTGTCGATCTTGGCGCCGCGCGCGATGTGAGTCTCGCCGACGCTGGCCCGGTCGATACATGCGTTGGCTTGCACTTCAACATCGTTTTCGATGACGACTTTTCCCGGCTGAACGATCTTGTGCCAATGTCCCACGTCGTCCTTGGCGAAGCCGAAGCCGTCCGAGCCGATGATCGCTCCGTTCTGCAGAAGGACGTTGTCCCCTAACTCGCAGAACTCCCGTACCATGGCGTGCGCATGCGCGAAAAAATTGCTGCCAATCTTTGCTCCCCGGTAAATCACGACGTGAGCCAGCAATACGGCGTTGTCGCCGATTTCAACTCCTTCGTCGACCACGACGTACGGACTCAGGTGAGCATTCTTGCCAATCTTCGCCGTGGGATGGACCACCGCCGTGGGGTGGATGCCGGGAGCATAGTGGGGCGGTTGGTGGAACAGCGCCAGAGCTTTTGCCCACGCCAGGTATGGGTTATTGCTGCGCAGCATCGCGGTCGGGATGGCAGGGAAGTCCTCGGCAACAATCACGGCGGAAGCTTTCGTAGTCTTGGCCGCCGCTGCATATTTTGGGTTGGAGACGAACGTAAGCTGGCCGGGACCGGCTTGCTCAATGCCTGCAACGCCCTGAATTTCCGCGTCGGGAGAGCCGTTTTCAATCTTCGTGCCAAGCGCCTGGGAGAGCTGAGAAAGTTTCATAGGAGTCCACTGGTAAGCAGGAAGATTGTATCGGAATGCCGGCGGGGGTAATGCTGCGGACTACGGCGTCACATTGAGAGCCTTAGTTCTTGAGTAGTAGTGCCATCCCAGCGGCGCCGGTCAGATCGTGATTCACGCCGCGCAGGAACATCGAAGAGTGTTCCACGGATTTTGAAAAGCTCTGCACCAGCTTCACGACATGCTCAGCTCCGAATGCCTCGCGATAATGTCCAGCCATGCCGATCAGTGCGCCTTTGATCACCGCATACTGCAGACACATCAGGAAGTAGGCGGTGGTGGGATTGTTGGGCTCACCTTCGGGGACGGGACCGCTTGGAAATTGAGTACGGAAGATGTAGTTGGAGAGGTAGTTCTCCATAAGGAAGGGATGCCTCTCGATAAAAGGCTGGTAATAGCGCTCGTACGCCTCCGTATAGGTGGAGGACATGGTTTCGATGGGTGTGCTGGCGTCGTACTGAATGCCCTTCATGAAGTCTCGAATGCAGTCCTGAATGCGGGGAAATCCTGCATGTTCGGTCTGCAATCGGTGGAGTGCTTGAATCACGGCACTCAGTTGCGCCGGTGTTTGCTGGGGAACCATTTCCATTACCGGACGGAGCCGGTCATTCTTGACGATCTGGGCATATTCGGTGAAGACTTGCGGCAAAAGTTCAAACTGCTTGGCGGCGAAGATTTCCGTGAGCCGCTTGCTGAACAGTCCGAGGAGAAAGAGCCGCTGCCAGAGTGGATAGGAACGATCGTGGATCAGCAGCAAGGCGAATGTCCGAGCGTTTGAGAAGTGTTTGCGGGCGGTGCCATTATTCTTCTGCGGCTGGTCAGCCATCCGCAAGAATTGTTGGAGCCTGGGTCGGTCGTCGTTGGTGTTCCGCTCAAACTCCACGAAGTTTGGTTGGAACAGGATCAGCCGTGCCGCTTCCGGGCAGGACAAGTACAAAGGCTTCGTCGTGATCCCCTCTGGTGTTTCCTGCACCCTTGGATAGGTGTCACAAATTGGCGACAGGTAGCTGGGACCGAACTCTTTGTGAATTCCACACCATTGATCTTCAGCAAGAAACGGGCAGGTATGTGCCGGAGCAGGAAAGTTGATCTGGGCGAATTTGGAATTGGTTTGTGCTTTCGTGATCTGCACAAGGTGCGCATCGACCAGCGGGCGCAACTTCGGGATGGACTGGTATTTGTCGTACGTCGCCTTGTCGATAAAGACATTCCAGACACGGCAACACAAGTCCTCACACTCGGGACCAATACAGCGGAATTCTTTGTCGTAACGGGGCTGCAGGTCCGACACAGTCGACTCCTTCGAGTAGCCAGGTTGGCAAGTACACCCATACGTCGCCTTGCCGGCACGAAGACACTCCTACATTGGAGCCAGATGAGAATGCGGAGGTGCCTTCGCTGCAAGGAGAGCATCTCTCATGCCAACCTGGGCGCAGGGCAATCCGCGAGGATTACTCCGGAGTGTGGAAGGTGAATCAAAACTTCGCAGTTGATGACGGTCCGCAGGTTCTTGAAAACAAATTGAATTGAAGAATGATTTCCGATTGAGACAGGGTGCATTGCCTCGGACGAATTGCCGTTGCATAACCGCGTTCAGGAGGAGCACATGAGAAGCTCACTTTTCGCCCTGATCTTGTCAACGGCGGTCGCCAATGCACAAGTCATGACGTTTGAGGAGTTGTCACGGTCCACCGTTGGCCCACTACAACTCAATATCAGATCCAGTTCTGAGTACGAAAAACTGCGGCAAGGAACAGAAGAGTATGCCGAGGTGAGTCTGAGTGCGTCCCAGAGAGTCTCGCTGGGGCGTCCCGATGGCAGGGACTCGCGCTTGATGCCAACACGGCTGGAGATCGAGCCCATGGAAGGTTTTCGCATTTCGCGGGTGCACTACCCCGACTTGCGGGAAGAGATGTTCTCGTTCGACCACAAGCCGTTCCAAGTTCTGCAACCGGATGGCGGCAACCTGCGATTTCGATTTAAGGTTCGGTCCACTCCCGATGTCCCGGTTGGTCACTACGTGTTGAAGGCGAAGCTGCACTTTCAGGTCGTAAGCCGCGAGGGCATTTCATATCCCCAAGAACTATCGGTCGGCCTTCCGGTCGACGTCGCGGAGCATAACGCCAAAGCCGAGTACAACGACCGGAGCATCGCGGGAGTACGCGGTGTCAAGCCCGCGGAATGGGCCGAAATCATTCTGCTGGCACCCGTATGGATACCCGTCAGCATTTTCATGGCACTGATTGGTTGGGACGGATGCTAGGGGCTAGGGCTCGAACAAGGTGACTTGTCGCGTGTCCGGATCGCCTTTGCGGCGACGCTTGCCCGCACCGATCACTGCGATCACAGTCACTGCCGAAAGCGCGACGCGGGGCACGAATACGCGCTGGGTATTGGAACGCAGGTCGGGAGGGTTGATCAGGAATCCTTCATCGGGATTCTGGGTCAGGTCGTTGGGCATGACGCCTTCGAGGGTGTCATTGTCCTTGAACTTCAGCCGAACCCACAAGCCCTCGGTCCGTGGCCGGGTTGTGAACGTCTTCCGGTTCATCACATCGTCGGTGAACTCGCGGACAAAGTAGACGGCCTTGATGTCTCGCAGATCGATGGCGACCACGTTACCGGTGGTATTGAGTAACTCCAGCTTGCCTTCAACCACGAAGTTCGCTGGGGCGACGAACCCGTTGACCGAGTCGCGGTCGGACTTGCGGACGATGACTTTCTTATGCGTCGACGACATGTGGGCTGGAGACACACTTCCTACCGACGGACAGACCGGGATCTTTTCCGCCAAGAGAAAGGCTTCGCTGAATTCTCGCACTTTCCTGGGGAAATAGGCGAGATTGTCCGTTCGTAGTAGCCAAACGGTAAACTTTTGTGTTATTTTCTGTAGCTTGCCGTCATATAGGGCTATTTGTATAAGTCTAATCTCTAGAAAGAGTTAGATTCTGCTGGTCGGGCAGTCTCAACAGGCCCATTGTGCCCGCCTGTGGAAAACTTGTGAATAAAGACCGTTCCAGCCCGCGGCGCGGCGACTAGGAAGGCATGGCCGATTACATCTACACCCTGGAGACCCGGCTTTCGCCGGACCAGCAAAAAGCTGTCGCCCTCGTACAGGAAGCCGCCAAAGTGGCGGACATGAACCTGTATCTTACGGGCGGCGCAATTCGCGACATCATTACCGGTTTTCCGATCCGTGATTTGGATTTTGCGGTGCAGGGCAACGCCCTCAAACTCCAGAAAGAACTGGAACGCATTGGTGCGGTCATCGGCCACGCGGACGATGAAACCAAGTCCCTCCTGGTGACCCTGCCGGGCAACGTGCGTGCCGAGATTGCCATGGCACGGGCCGAGCGCTACGAAAAGACTGGCAAGCCGCCGCAAATCATTCCCGCCACGATTATCGAAGACCTCAGGCGTCGCGACTTCACCGTCAACGCGATGGCGCTCTCGCTGAACGAGGGCTCGCGCGGATTGCTGATGGATCCGTTCAATGGCGCGGCCGATATCGAAGCCAAGCTGGTTCGCGTGCTGCACAACTATGCGTTCCTTGAAGATCCTTCACGACTGATCCGGGCGACGCGCTTTGCGGCTCGCTTTCATTGGCCGATGGAAGAGCGTACCCAGCAGCGCTATGACGCCGCCAAAGAAAACGGCTACATCGAATACATACGCAGCGTGGCGATCGGTCATGAGATCGAGCAGATTGCTTATGAAGACGATCCCGTCAACATCCTGAAGGTTTACGAAAAAGAGGGGTGGCTGAAGATCTTGAACGATCACTGGAGTTCAGCCAAGGCGGATACCGCCGGGTTGAGCGCGCTGATGAAGACTCGTCAGCAGATGAATGATCTCGGATACACGCCGGATGTCGCTCCCGCCGTACTCTATTTCCTGACCGCGAGACTAGGGGACAAAGATGTCGCCGACATTAGAAAGGCGATCCCCCGCAAGGATCTGGTTGCGGCCTGGAAGGATCTGGAAGATCACGCGAAAGATTTGGCCAAGCGGCTGTCGGGAAAAGAGGCGGCCACTCCGTCGCGGACGTGGACGTTGCTTTCTTCGGCGCGTCCCGAAATGATTTTGTTCCTCTCGATCACGGCGCGACAACAGGCTGTGCAGTTGAAGATCAAGAACTTCTTCACTAAGTGGCGTCAGGTACAGCAGAAGGTGCCACTGCTCGAGATGACGGAACTGCACATCACGCCGCAGATGCCGGCGTATCCGAAGATAGCGCATGATGTGTTCCTGCTTCTGCTCGATGGCAAGCTACGGTCGCGGACGGAAATTTTGAAGTACCTGAAACCGCTCGCGCCGCCGCCACCTCCGCCTCCACCACCGCCCCCGGCAAAACGGGGACGGGGTAAAGCAGCTGCAGTCGCGGCAACTCCCGCAGTTCCGCTTGCACCTGTGAAAGCGGGCAAAGGTAAAGGGAAGGCTGCCGTTGTGGCTGTGCCGCCTGTGGCTGTTCCCGCGAAGCCAGCCGTTGCGCCGAAAGCCGCTATCGCGGTCAAAGGTAAGGTGGAAAAGGCTCCGACACCAGCGAAACCGGAAAAAGTAGCTGCCAAGAAGGCCCCGGCCAAGGCTGCGAAGCCCGCCCATAAGGCGCCAGCCTCCAAAGCCGCCAAAGCGAAGAGCAAGTCACCGGCGAAAGCGGCGAAGAAGAAACATTAGTCCGGTTAGCGCGCGGACTTCTTTGCGGCCACGAAGTACGCTTCCGGGTAGAGATAGTCTTCGCCCAACTCGTCCACGACCCTGATCATATGATTCTTGGTGGCCTTGCCGTCGGGGACAACTTCATAGTCCTTGCGCAACTTCAACGCGGCCGGATTTACATCGTTGCGGACACACGTCACGAAACGCGGCTGGCGTTTCTTTGGGCCTAGGGAAGGCGTGCCTGATTTCGCTCTCCTACGAGCCATGGCTCCGCGATTTTGATCCGACATTCTCATTGCGAGTATCGTATCACTGGCCGCGTCGGTGGCCGAAGTTGCACCATTCTGCGGCGTTGCGCATCCCCGCTGAGTCGATAGAATAGAGGGAATGTCTGGCCCAGGTCCTGTTCCCGCATGAATGAGCAATTCGTACACCTCCACCTACATACCGACTATTCCATGCTCGACGGCGCTTGCGACGTCGAAAAGCTAGCCCAGCGCGTCAAGGAAATGGGCATGCCGGCGGTCGCGATGACCGACCACGGCAATATTTTCGGCGCCGTGCACTTCGTGAACGCCGCACACAAAGAGGGCGTGAAGCCGATCGTCGGCTGCGAACTCTACGTCTGCAAAAAAGACGATCACAACATCAAGCGCACTCCGCCCGACAACGACACCTACAACCATTTGCTGGTGCTGGCCGAAAATGAAGAAGGCTACCGCAACCTGGTCAAGATCACTTCAGAAGCTTCGCTGAACGGTTTCTACTACAAGCCTCGCGTCAGCAAGAAGTTTCTCGCGGAACACTCCAAGGGACTGATCGCACTCTCCGGCTGCCTGAAAGGTGAAGTCGCCGAGCGTTTGATGGAGAACAACTACGACGCTGCACGCCAGGCGGCAGCCACGTATCGCGATCTATTTGGCAAAGAGAATTTCTTCCTTGAAATTCAGGACCAGGGATTGGAGCAGGAACACCGCATTCGTGCGGGACTCCTCCAGTTGGAAAAAGACCTCGCGTTGCCGATGGTCGCCACCAACGATAGCCACTATCTGTGCGAGGAAGATGCCCACGCGCAAGACGTGATGTTGTGTATTCAGACCGGGAAGTCCATTCAGGAAACCAACCGGATGAAGTTTGAAGGCACGCAGTTCTTCGTCAAGAGCCGGGACGAAATGTACCGCGTGTTCAAAGACACTCCCGAAGTGCTGACGCGAACGCTCGACATCGCCGAGCGATGCAGCCTGCGACTGGAAAAGATTCCGACTCCATTTCCGCACTTCGAAGTGCCGGACGGCTTCACGATTGACAGCTACTTCGAGCATGTCACCCGACAAGGCTTTGCTCGCAGGCTGGAAGTTTTGCGCGGATTGTCCGAACAAGGCCGGTTGAAGCATCCGTTATCGGACTACGAACAGCGACTGGCACGCGAACTGGCGATCATCCAGCAGATGAAGTTTTCCGGATATTTCCTGATTGTGTGGGATTTCATTCGCTATGCCCGAGAGCGCAACATCCCGGTGGGACCGGGCCGTGGATCGGCGGCAGGTGCGCTGGTCGCATACTCACTCGGTATTACGGACATTGACCCGCTGCAGCACGCGCT is from Acidobacteriota bacterium and encodes:
- a CDS encoding MgtC/SapB family protein, which codes for MPTLHSMMDPIFHEMGHVLSSTLVRLLVAAILGGLIGLERQLRHKPAGLRTNMFICFGAAMFTVLSRQLAGTEADSARIAAQIIPGIGFIGAGSILHSRGSVTGLTTASTLFVVAGVGMAVGGGLYITAVFATVLILMALAVLGKLERDFAIKTALTTYEATGTNVEAMLREVNRILEDAKLTMQNVHLASADGHTRLTFGVDAGSEDRNLLTLRLHESNVFGSVKAVGSTEHE
- the dapF gene encoding diaminopimelate epimerase, whose protein sequence is MSFTKAAACGNDFLIVQGAAVSGNMGEISRRLCDRHNGVGADGVEWLFPDSTADVRAQLFNADGSEAEVSGNGTRCVAAWLSSQTGKTDVTILTGAGTKACRLTGRQSATFEFEADMGAPVVDGETTIAIGGLVGTKVSMGNPHFVIFVDSFEEGWQRLAAQIAAQPEFPHGTNVEYVAVRGPNEIDIRLFERGVGETLSSGTGSCASAIAAIAGKRVSSPVRVTAPGGTQTVRWEGSVFLRGPATLVCRGEFFV
- a CDS encoding LD-carboxypeptidase; the protein is MASHSPLPRIKPPALRPGDKVGIVAPASNIKQDLLERGCDELTFLGYEPFYFDSILDQDLYFAGSVERRARELEAMFLQDDVRAIVCARGGYGSNYLLNALDMRKIASHPKIFVGYSDLTSLLTYVADATGIVTFHGPMVTKDFAVEDGVDFPSWQGAVNGESEWEIGESDARPLVAGEAEGILYGGCLSILVSSLGTPYEIHTDGTILFLEDIAAKPFQIDRMLMHLKLAGKLKNVRGIIFGEMQDCRQSADQRYTLEEVILRVVGDLGIPIAFGMRSGHVSRANITLPIGVRARLAVGNDVTLRILESATEKA
- the mpl gene encoding UDP-N-acetylmuramate:L-alanyl-gamma-D-glutamyl-meso-diaminopimelate ligase, whose protein sequence is MKANPKHIHLIGICGTAMASLAGMLKQRGFHVTGSDAAAYPPMSTFLASLNIPLAQPFAETNLAPRPDLVVVGNAISRGNVELEHVLDERIPFCSLPQILHDEFLAGKEVLVVAGTHGKTTTTSMLAWIFKTADLQPSFLIGGIAENFGSSFGLSDGRYFILEGDEYDTAFFDKGPKFLHYFPDAVILTSIEFDHADIYKDLDAVETAFKRLVNLIPRRGRIIAFDTGDSVNRCLEKSLCPLERYGSTERATWQIANLKFDTTKTSWTVLCEGRPWAEFEFPLAGEYNVWNATAAAAMAADYGVPKEVIAEALRTFQSVRRRLEVKAEVKGVTIIDDFAHHPTAIEQTLRALRARYPSARLWAVLEPRSNTMRRNVLQDALASSLALADEVIIANVFKSEAIPEAERLDLNQVAAEIQKKGRIVKIMPDADAIVTAIAPQLRSGDVVAILSNGGFGGIYEKLPERLRKLSGGA
- a CDS encoding 1-acyl-sn-glycerol-3-phosphate acyltransferase, yielding MFRTILMLAFWTAALPVAALLGFPWTYLTKDVSFLYRMCMWAAFTGVRIAGVRVRTIGLEKIDPTRTYIFMSNHISNLDPPITLPLIPRRTSVMVKKELFSYPILGKIMSIGSLVPVDRGNRDAGISAVREAVKAIQQGLNMTIYIEGKRSFDGRLLGFKKGPFYLAEECKVPVVPITISGTQEVMPKARFAIQPGTVTVQFHAPIEPADFGDRECLMAKVREVIDSGLPEALRSAP
- the lpxD gene encoding UDP-3-O-(3-hydroxymyristoyl)glucosamine N-acyltransferase; its protein translation is MKLSQLSQALGTKIENGSPDAEIQGVAGIEQAGPGQLTFVSNPKYAAAAKTTKASAVIVAEDFPAIPTAMLRSNNPYLAWAKALALFHQPPHYAPGIHPTAVVHPTAKIGKNAHLSPYVVVDEGVEIGDNAVLLAHVVIYRGAKIGSNFFAHAHAMVREFCELGDNVLLQNGAIIGSDGFGFAKDDVGHWHKIVQPGKVVIENDVEVQANACIDRASVGETHIARGAKIDNMVHIGHSCTIGEDTLLCAQVGLAGTTDVGKNVILAGQVGVAGHCTVGDGVIAIAQSGIPHDVPAGKMISGAPAIDFKLWLKCSAIYPRLPEIAKAVRKISERE
- the fliB gene encoding flagellin lysine-N-methylase, producing MSDLQPRYDKEFRCIGPECEDLCCRVWNVFIDKATYDKYQSIPKLRPLVDAHLVQITKAQTNSKFAQINFPAPAHTCPFLAEDQWCGIHKEFGPSYLSPICDTYPRVQETPEGITTKPLYLSCPEAARLILFQPNFVEFERNTNDDRPRLQQFLRMADQPQKNNGTARKHFSNARTFALLLIHDRSYPLWQRLFLLGLFSKRLTEIFAAKQFELLPQVFTEYAQIVKNDRLRPVMEMVPQQTPAQLSAVIQALHRLQTEHAGFPRIQDCIRDFMKGIQYDASTPIETMSSTYTEAYERYYQPFIERHPFLMENYLSNYIFRTQFPSGPVPEGEPNNPTTAYFLMCLQYAVIKGALIGMAGHYREAFGAEHVVKLVQSFSKSVEHSSMFLRGVNHDLTGAAGMALLLKN